The sequence GTGATGGCTTTGTTGGTTTTATAACACCACTTTCTAAGGCTTTCTGTAGTGTATGTAATAGAATTAGACTAACAAGCGATGGAGTTATTCTTCCATGTTTAGGACATCCAGATAGGATATCCATAAAATCGGCAGCAAGAAGTCGCAATAAGAATGAGATTAAGAGCCTCATAAGGGAAGCCATTAGGATTAAACCCAAAGAGCATGCCTTGTTAAATGAGAGTATTCATTCAAGTATGTCAGCCGTTGGAGGTTAAAGATGGATTTTACTCATTTCAACACTCAAAAAAGGGCTAAGATGGTTGATGTAAGCCATAAGGATTATACATTGCGTATAGCTAAAGCCTATGGTGAGGTGGTTTTATCAAAGGAAGCCTATCTTGCCGTTAAAGAGGGCAGGGTAAAAAAGGGTGATGTTTTGGCTGTTGCCCAGGTTGGTGGTATAATGGGTGCAAAACAAACTCCATATCTGATACCTATGTGCCATCCTTTGACTATAGAAGGTGTAGATATAAGCTTTGAGATGGACGATGAAAATTGCACCATTAAAATATTCTCCGAAGTCAAGATAACCCACAAAACAGGTGTTGAGATGGAGGCTTTGACCGCCGTTAGCATTGCTGCCTTAACCATATACGATATGTGTAAAGCCATAGATAGATCCATCCAGATAAAAAACATCCATCTGCTTTATAAAGAAGGCGGAAAGAGCGGAACATTCGATAGAGTCGCCTTAAAAGATAGACAATAAGCAAATTTTTTTATATAAAATATACCTGTAATAAACTAACAGCAGAGGTGTAAAAATGCGACTTGCTATATTTGTATTTGTTCTGATTTTATGGTCTTTTAATAGTTTTGCATTGACTGTAAGTAATATAGAATGTGGCTTGGGTGTTAAGAGTAGAAAGATTATATCAAGGAAGGATAGTTTTAAAGCTGGAGATAGGATTTATTGTCTTTCAACACTTAAAAATATAGACAAACCCTCCTATATCATTCATAGATGGGTTTTGGATAATAGACACTTCGATGTTAAGCTGAAGGTTAAGCCATTTAAAAGATTTAGAACCTGGTCTTATAAAACGATTTATCCATCAATGATGGGTGTTTGGAAGTTAGAGGTTTTAGATAAAGATGGAAGGCTCCTTAAGGAAAAGATATTTGTTGTGAAATAAGGGGGTGTTATGTTTCTGTTTAAAAAAAGCCGGCCTGAAGAGGGGATTGTATCCTCTGAACTTGTTGATAGACTTATTGATGAGGTATTGATTGATAAAGCAAAAGAACTCCCTGAAGGTTATAAAGAGGTATTGAAAAGTGGCTCTTTTGTAGAAAAGGTAGAAAAGCTTTTGGATATATATTCAACTGATGTTTATTGTTGGCGTTTTTTTAGAGAGAATTTTTTTGTTATTTTTGCTGTAAGCCCCCAGCGAAGATTTTTGTATTTCAATAAAGCATTTGAGGATATTACTGGATGGAATCATAGTGAGTTATTCGACATTGACTCTGCTGCTAAAGTTTTATGGCCGGAAGACCCCCAATCCTGCAGCGTTTGTAAACTCGTTGTTGAGAGTATGCAGAAAAAACAAGTGGTTATAGGAAGAGCTACGATTATGCATAAGGGTGGTGAGAAAATCCCCGTTGCAGTTAATGCTATGCCCATTGTGAAAGACGGGAATGTTTTGTATGTTTATGTGATTTTAAGAGACCTAAGAAAGGAAGAGGCAGAAAAGAAGAGGTATCTTGAGGAGAATATTTCGGTTATAAGGGATATTTTAAATAAAGTTGCAAATGGAGATATAGCAGAAACTATACATATTCCAGAAGATAATGAGCTTAAAAGCTTAGAAAATCCGATTAATGCCATAATAGAAAGTCTGCAGACTATCGTTAGGGGTGTTAAGGAATCAGCTGAGGTTGTTGATGAAATATCTACCAAAACGGCCGAGGGTGTTAAAAAGATAGATAATTGGAATGAAAACATATTCCAAGCATCGCAAAATGAACTCGTTAAATTAGCGAAACAGCTTGGCGAGGCAACCAAGAATATAGAAAATATATTGAATCTAATTAGTGATATAGCAGACCAGACAAACCTGTTGGCCTTAAATGCAGCAATAGAGGCAGCCAGAGCCGGTGAGGCGGGCAGAGGTTTTGCCGTTGTTGCAGATGAAATCAGGAATTTGGCAGAGAGAAGCCAAAGGGCAACTGGTGATATAGCAGAGGCTATAAAAGCGATAGAGAAAAGTTCAAATGATATGATTAAAAAGATAGATTATAGTTCATCGGAGTCAAAACAGCTTATAGAAGCAATATCTTCACTTAAGGATAATATAGATGCTTTAAACGATCACATAAAAGAGTTGCTTGAAAATATATCGATATTCAACATCTAATGAGGGGGTTTTATGGGGGGGATGACTATATCGCAAAAAATATTAGCGGCAAAAAGTGGAAACAGTTCTCTTAGGGCAGGGGATATAGTTTTAGCCGATGTGGATTTGGCCTTTGCAAATGACATTACAGCACCAATATCTATAGACTTTGTCAAAAGGCTTGGAGTTGATGTCTTTGATAGGGGTAAAATAGCTTTGATTCCTGATCATTTTACACCAAACAAAGACATAAACTCGGCCAATCAATGCAAAATAATGCGGGATTTTGTTAAAGAGAGGGATCTACCTTTGTATTGGGAAAGCGGTGAGGTTGGCATAGAGCATGCCCTATTGCCTGAACAGGGGTATATTAAGCCCGGCATGTTGATTGTGGGTGCTGATTCACACACCTGCACCCACGGGGCATTAGGCTCCTTTGCAACGGGTATGGGCTCAACCGATGTTGGTTTTGCCTTTGCGACAGGTAAAAGCTGGTTTAGGGTTCCAGAGAGTATAAAGTTTGTCTATAAAGGAAAAAGAAACAGATGGGTTGTTGGTAAGGATTTAATCTTATATACGATAGGAAAGATAAGCGTTGCAGGAGCCTTGTATAAATCGATGGAGTTTAGCGGTGAGGCCATCCGTGAGCTTTCGATGGAGGATAGGCTTACCATGTGCAATATGGCTGTTGAGGCCGGTGCGAAAAACGGTATTGTAGAGCCTGATGAGATAACTATTAAGTATTTAGAGGAGCGGGGCATAAAGGAAGGAGACTATACGATATTTAGAAGCGATGATGATGCTGAGTACTCCGATATCATTGACATAGACGTTTCACAGATAGAACCGCAGATTGCTTTTCCTCACTTACCATCAAACACTAAGGGGATAAGCCAGATAGAGAGAGATATAAAAATAGACCAGGCCTTTATCGGTTCATGTACAAATGGAAGAATTTCAGACCTAAGAGAAGCAGCAAGGGTCTTGAAGGGCAATAAGGTCGCCAAATATGTAAGGCTTATAATAATTCCTGCAACGGTTGAGGTTTATAAACAGGCATTGAAAGAGGGATTATTTGACATTTTTTTGGAAGCCGGTGCTGTTATTTCAACACCAACTTGTGGTCCATGCCTGGGTGGATATATGGGTATTTTAGCCGACGGTGAGGTGTGCATATCCACATCCAATAGAAACTTTGTAGGTAGGATGGGCTCAAAAAAGGCCTATGTTTATCTATCATCCCCAGCCGTTGCAGCGGCAAGTGCTGTGGCTGGCAAAATTGTTCATCCTGATGAGGTGGTGAAATGAAAATAAAGGGAAGGGTTTGGGTTTATCCTGACAATGTGGATACGGATGTAATTATACCTGCAAGGTATCTAAATACATCAGACCCTGCAGAGCTTGCAAAACACTGCATGGAGGATATTGACGAGAACTTCGCAAAAGAAGTAAAAGAGGGCGATATTATTGTGGCCGGTTATAACTTCGGAAGCGGTTCAAGCAGGGAACATGCACCCATTGCCATTAAGGCAAGCGGCGTATCTTGTGTTATAGCAAAATCGTTTTCAAGAATATTCTATCGCAATGCCTTTAATATAGGCTTGCCCATATTGGAAAGCAATGTTGTCGATGAACTCGAAAAAGGCGATGAGATAGAGGTGGACACAAGCGAAGGCAAGATAATGGTATTAAAAAACGGCAAGGTATTTAAATCCAGCGTTATTCCTGAATTTATGCAACAGCTGATAGAAAGTGGCGGTTTGTTTGGTTATGCCAAAAAATTACTGAATGTTTGAGGTGGGTTATGGATAAGTTTAGAATAGCGGTTGCTGAGGGTGATGGCATTGGGCCTGAGGTTGTTGCAGAGGCCATAAAAGTTTTGGATGAGATAGCATCGAGGTTTAATCATGAGTTTGTTTATGAGAAGGTTTATATTGGCGGTATAGCTGTGGATAAATTTGATGACCCATTACCTGATAGCGAAGTTGAAAAGATACTCTCATGCGATGCATTGTTTTTTGGTGCCGTAGGTGGGCCTAAATGGGATAATTTGCCTCGTCAAAAGAGACCAGAGACTGGAATGCTCAAGATTAGAAAGGCTTTGGGCGATTTTGCCAATTTGAGGCCTGCTAAGGTATTTGATGAACTTGTGGATGCAAGCACGTTAAAACCCGAAGTAGTACAGGGTATCGATATTCTGGTGGTTAGAGAGCTTATAGGTGGTATATACTTTGGCCAACCTAAAGGTATAGTTGAAGAGGATGGTATTAAAAAGGGTATAAACACTATGGTTTATACGGAGCCTGAGATAGAGCGTATCGTTAGACTTGCCTTTGAGCTTGCCATGCAGAGAAGAAAGAAGCTTACAAGCGTAGATAAGGCCAATGTACTTGATGTAAGTCAGCTGTGGCGCGATGTAGTAGATAGAGTAGCTAAGGATTATCCTGAGGTTGAGTATAACCACCTGCTTGTTGACAATGCAGCTATGCAGCTTGTAAGAAATCCAAAACAATTCGATGTTATTGTAACGGGCAATATATTTGGCGATATTCTATCAGATGAGGCCAGTATGTTAACTGGCTCAATCGGTATGCTTCCGTCTGCATCAATTGGCGGCAATGTAGGTATGTTTGAGCCTATACACGGCTCGGCCCCTGATATTGCAGGTTTGGGTATAGCAAATCCTATAGCCCAAATAGAATCTGCAGCAATGATGCTTAAATATGATTTTAAGCTTGATAAAGAAGCAGAAATCATTGAAAAGGCCGTGGACATGGTGCTTAAAATGGGTTATAGAACCCCAGATATAATGAGTGAGGGTAAAAGAAAGGTTAATACCCAGCAGATGGGTGATTTGATAGCAAAAACTATAGGCGATGTGGAATGAAAATTGGTATTATATCAGATAGCCACGACAACATAGAGGCCATAGATAGGGCTGTTGAGCTTTTAAATAAAGAGTACGTTCAGCTTACTATCCATTTAGGGGATATTGTTTCGCCATTTTGCTTTGATTATTTTAGAAGGCTTAAGAGCGATTTTATTGGAATTTTCGGTAATAACGATGGTGAAGTGTTGTTTTTACAACAAAAAAGCGAGGGTAAGCTCTTCAAACCCCCTTATGAGATTGAGATTGAAGGTAAAGATTTTATCTTGATGCATGAGCCATTTGGCATTAATAAACTTGCAAACGAGTATGATTATGTGCTTTATGGGCACCTTCATAGAATAGATATAAGACAGACGCAGAAAGGTATGATAATAAACCCTGGGGAGTTATGCGGATGCCTAACCAAGAGAAGAACAATGGCGATTTTAGACACTGCGAAAAACACGGTGAAGCTAATGGATGTCTAAGCTTTAAAAAGGCTATTTTTGAGGGCAGCTATGAGGATGCAAGGCTCCTTGGGCTGCCCCAGATTGCCTTTGCTGGTAGGAGTAATGTTGGTAAATCCTCACTTATTAACGCTATTTTGAGCAGAAAAATAGCCTATGTAAGTAAAAATCCAGGTAAAACCGTAATGATAAACGCTATAAAGGTTAATGATAGGTTTTATTTTATTGATTTGCCAGGATATGGTTACGCCAGACGTTCAAAGCAGATGCGCAACAAGTGGAGAAAAACAATTGAAGACTATTTAAAAAATTCGAACCTTCTTTATCATGTGTTTGTTTTAGTAGACTCGAGGCATCTTCCTATGGATAACGATATTATGTTTCTTGACTGGCTTAGGTTTTATAAAAAAACATTTAGCGTGGTTTTTACCAAGACCGACAAATCTACCCAAAAGGATATCTCAGCCAATATATCCTATCTAAAGAAGCAAATTGGGAATTTTAGTTATTTTCTCACATCCTCAAAGAAAAAAAGAGACATAGATAAACTCTGTGATTTTATAGCCGAAAGGGTGGAGGAATTCCCTTAAAGTATGTAACGGCTTAGGTCTCTATCCTCTACAATACTTGAGAGTTTTTCCCCTACATATTTGGCATCTATTGTTATCTCTTTGGGCTCTATATCAGGCGCTTCAAATGAGATGTCTTCTAATAGCTTCTCAAGTAGTGTGTGAAGCCTCCTTGCCCCTATATTTTCTGTTTCTTTGTTTATTTTTTCAGCAATTTCTGCAATCTTTTCTATTGCATCATCACTAAACTTTATCTCTATACCCTCTGTTTCAAGTAGGGCCTTATACTGTTTTATCAATGCGTTTTTTGGTTCCCTAAGTATTCTTATAAAGTCGCCCTTCGTCAATGGTCTTAATTCTACCCTTATAGGAAATCTTCCCTGAAGCTCAGGTATCATATCGCTGGGTTTTACTTGGTGAAATGCACCAGCTGCAATGAATAATATGTGGTCTGTTTTTATGATTCCGTAACGCGTATTGACACTTGAACCTTCGACTATGGGTAGTAAATCACGCTGAACACCCTCTCTTGAGACATCGGGGCCTGAAGTTGATGATGATTTACTTATTATTTTATCTATCTCATCTATAAAAACTATTCCATCATTTGATGCTTTTTCTATGGCTTTTTCTTTAACCTTATCTTTATCTATTAGTTTTTGAGCTTCTTCATCTTTGAGTATCTTTAGAGCTTCTTTTACCGTCACTTTCCTGGTTTTTTTTCTTCCTGGCAATAGATTATCCAGCATGTCTTTTAGGTTGGAATCCAACTCATCAATGGGCGCTGCGGCTACTTCAATGAATGGAACCATCTGTTCGGGTTTCTGTGGGTTTATCGTTATCTCTATGATCTTTTCGTTCAACTCACCGCTTTTTAATTTCTCTCTGAATTTTTCTCTTGTCCTTGAAACTCTTTCTTCTTCTTCTGTATCGTAAATGGAGCGTTTCTTTACTGGTGGCACTAAAATATCCAAGACCCTTTCTTCTGCCTCTTTCTCGGCTTTGTCTTCAACCTTTTTTAGTTCTTGTTGTTTAACCATTTCATAGCTTATGCGTGCTAAATCTCTTATTATAGACTCAACATCCCTTCCAACATATCCTACTTCTGTAAACTTGCTCGCTTCAACCTTCACAAACGGAGCATTTGTTATCTTTGCTATTCTTCTTGCTATTTCGGTTTTTCCTACGCCCGTTGGACCTATCATGAGTATATTTTTTGGCATTATCTCTTCTTTTATATCGCCTGAGACTTTGTGTCTTCTATAGCGAGTTCTTAGTGCTATTGCTATGGCTTTTTTGGCTTCCTTTTGTCCAACTATGTATTTATCTAAAAGCTCGACTATCTTTTTGGGCGTAAGTTTATGTTCCATGGGCTTAATCTCCTAATGTCTCTATGGTAATATTGTTGTTTGTATATATGCAAATTTCTGAGGCTATTTTTAATGATTCTTTTGCTATTGTTTCTGCATTGAGGGATGTAAATCTGATCATGGCTTTTGCGGCTGATAAAGCGTAGTTGCCACCTGAGCCTATAGCGCATACATCCTCATCAGGTGATAGGACATCACCATTACCTGATATCAAGTAAATGCTATCTTTGTCTGCTGCAATGAGCATAGCTTCAAGTCTTCTTAGTATTTTATCCGTGCGCCACTCTTTGGCAAGCTCAACAGCTGCTCGTGTTAGATTACCTGCATATTCATTGAGTTTATCTTCCAATTTTTCAAAAAGTGTGAAAGCGTCGGCCGTTGCCCCAGCAAAGCCAACAGCCACCTTATCGTTGTATAGTTTTCTTATTTTTTTTGCATTGGATTTTATTACAGTGCTACCCAATGTTACCTGCCCATCGCCACCGATGGCAACCTGGTTATCTTTTTTTACGCATATAATTGTCGTGCCTTTAAATTGTTCCATTTATGCGCTCTTCTTGCTTTTTATTAGTTTTGGTTGTTTTCCGTAAAGTACCACATTTTCGTCTATTATACACTCTTTT comes from Hippea maritima DSM 10411 and encodes:
- the moaC gene encoding cyclic pyranopterin monophosphate synthase MoaC, with amino-acid sequence MDFTHFNTQKRAKMVDVSHKDYTLRIAKAYGEVVLSKEAYLAVKEGRVKKGDVLAVAQVGGIMGAKQTPYLIPMCHPLTIEGVDISFEMDDENCTIKIFSEVKITHKTGVEMEALTAVSIAALTIYDMCKAIDRSIQIKNIHLLYKEGGKSGTFDRVALKDRQ
- a CDS encoding DUF2914 domain-containing protein, producing MRLAIFVFVLILWSFNSFALTVSNIECGLGVKSRKIISRKDSFKAGDRIYCLSTLKNIDKPSYIIHRWVLDNRHFDVKLKVKPFKRFRTWSYKTIYPSMMGVWKLEVLDKDGRLLKEKIFVVK
- the leuC gene encoding 3-isopropylmalate dehydratase large subunit yields the protein MGGMTISQKILAAKSGNSSLRAGDIVLADVDLAFANDITAPISIDFVKRLGVDVFDRGKIALIPDHFTPNKDINSANQCKIMRDFVKERDLPLYWESGEVGIEHALLPEQGYIKPGMLIVGADSHTCTHGALGSFATGMGSTDVGFAFATGKSWFRVPESIKFVYKGKRNRWVVGKDLILYTIGKISVAGALYKSMEFSGEAIRELSMEDRLTMCNMAVEAGAKNGIVEPDEITIKYLEERGIKEGDYTIFRSDDDAEYSDIIDIDVSQIEPQIAFPHLPSNTKGISQIERDIKIDQAFIGSCTNGRISDLREAARVLKGNKVAKYVRLIIIPATVEVYKQALKEGLFDIFLEAGAVISTPTCGPCLGGYMGILADGEVCISTSNRNFVGRMGSKKAYVYLSSPAVAAASAVAGKIVHPDEVVK
- the leuD gene encoding 3-isopropylmalate dehydratase small subunit yields the protein MKIKGRVWVYPDNVDTDVIIPARYLNTSDPAELAKHCMEDIDENFAKEVKEGDIIVAGYNFGSGSSREHAPIAIKASGVSCVIAKSFSRIFYRNAFNIGLPILESNVVDELEKGDEIEVDTSEGKIMVLKNGKVFKSSVIPEFMQQLIESGGLFGYAKKLLNV
- the leuB gene encoding 3-isopropylmalate dehydrogenase; this translates as MDKFRIAVAEGDGIGPEVVAEAIKVLDEIASRFNHEFVYEKVYIGGIAVDKFDDPLPDSEVEKILSCDALFFGAVGGPKWDNLPRQKRPETGMLKIRKALGDFANLRPAKVFDELVDASTLKPEVVQGIDILVVRELIGGIYFGQPKGIVEEDGIKKGINTMVYTEPEIERIVRLAFELAMQRRKKLTSVDKANVLDVSQLWRDVVDRVAKDYPEVEYNHLLVDNAAMQLVRNPKQFDVIVTGNIFGDILSDEASMLTGSIGMLPSASIGGNVGMFEPIHGSAPDIAGLGIANPIAQIESAAMMLKYDFKLDKEAEIIEKAVDMVLKMGYRTPDIMSEGKRKVNTQQMGDLIAKTIGDVE
- a CDS encoding metallophosphoesterase; translation: MKIGIISDSHDNIEAIDRAVELLNKEYVQLTIHLGDIVSPFCFDYFRRLKSDFIGIFGNNDGEVLFLQQKSEGKLFKPPYEIEIEGKDFILMHEPFGINKLANEYDYVLYGHLHRIDIRQTQKGMIINPGELCGCLTKRRTMAILDTAKNTVKLMDV
- the yihA gene encoding ribosome biogenesis GTP-binding protein YihA/YsxC gives rise to the protein MPNQEKNNGDFRHCEKHGEANGCLSFKKAIFEGSYEDARLLGLPQIAFAGRSNVGKSSLINAILSRKIAYVSKNPGKTVMINAIKVNDRFYFIDLPGYGYARRSKQMRNKWRKTIEDYLKNSNLLYHVFVLVDSRHLPMDNDIMFLDWLRFYKKTFSVVFTKTDKSTQKDISANISYLKKQIGNFSYFLTSSKKKRDIDKLCDFIAERVEEFP
- the hslU gene encoding ATP-dependent protease ATPase subunit HslU, producing the protein MEHKLTPKKIVELLDKYIVGQKEAKKAIAIALRTRYRRHKVSGDIKEEIMPKNILMIGPTGVGKTEIARRIAKITNAPFVKVEASKFTEVGYVGRDVESIIRDLARISYEMVKQQELKKVEDKAEKEAEERVLDILVPPVKKRSIYDTEEEERVSRTREKFREKLKSGELNEKIIEITINPQKPEQMVPFIEVAAAPIDELDSNLKDMLDNLLPGRKKTRKVTVKEALKILKDEEAQKLIDKDKVKEKAIEKASNDGIVFIDEIDKIISKSSSTSGPDVSREGVQRDLLPIVEGSSVNTRYGIIKTDHILFIAAGAFHQVKPSDMIPELQGRFPIRVELRPLTKGDFIRILREPKNALIKQYKALLETEGIEIKFSDDAIEKIAEIAEKINKETENIGARRLHTLLEKLLEDISFEAPDIEPKEITIDAKYVGEKLSSIVEDRDLSRYIL
- the hslV gene encoding ATP-dependent protease subunit HslV, producing the protein MEQFKGTTIICVKKDNQVAIGGDGQVTLGSTVIKSNAKKIRKLYNDKVAVGFAGATADAFTLFEKLEDKLNEYAGNLTRAAVELAKEWRTDKILRRLEAMLIAADKDSIYLISGNGDVLSPDEDVCAIGSGGNYALSAAKAMIRFTSLNAETIAKESLKIASEICIYTNNNITIETLGD